From Pseudodesulfovibrio nedwellii:
GGCTGCCTTTCTTGATGATTCTGTTCTTTCTGTTCTACGTGCTGCCGTTTTTCGGCCTACGGCTTTCCGCCCTGACAACAGGTATTTTAGCTCTGTCTATGCATTCGGGGGCGTATGTCTCTGAAATCATCCGCAGTGCTTTACAGTCCATTCCCACAGTTCAGCACGAAGCGGCAAAAGTACTAGCTCTGACCACATACCAACGTTTGCGGTATGTCATCATCCCGCAGGCCTTCAAGCTAACACTACCGCCCCTTTCCGGGCAGATCGTTCTGCACATCAAGGACACGTCCGTTGTTTCTGTCATTGCTTTGACCGAATTGACCCGTGTGGCTCGGGTTCAGATGCAGTCCAACATGGAACCACTGATTACATTCGCGGTCCTGTCCGTGTTTTATTTTGCGCTCTGCTACCCGATTCTCCACCTTTCCGCGAATCTGGAAAAGCGGCTCAAACAAAAGACTACTTAGTTTCAAGGAATATATTATGCCTATAGTATCTGTTAATAATCTCCACAAAAGCTTCGGAGCCCTTGAAGTGCTTCGAGGTGTCAACTTTGATGTTGAACCCGGAGAAACCGTCATCTTTGCCGGTCCCAGCGGCTCAGGCAAATCAACCCTGCTCCGTTGCCTTAATGGTCTCGAAAAAATTCAGGCTGGCGAAATCATTGTCGACGGGACATCCGTTCACGCGCCGAATACAGACCTGCTCGACCTGCGTCGCAGAGTTGGCATGGTCTTCCAGAGCTTCAACCTGTTCCCGCATCTGACCATCATGGAAAACATCACCATGCCTTTGACCAAGGTCCTGAATAAGGAATTGGATGAGGCCCGCGAAATCGGACAATCCCTGCTGAAAAAAGTCGGCATCGTGGATAAGGTCGATGTTTACCCGGACAATCTTTCCGGCGGCCAGCA
This genomic window contains:
- a CDS encoding amino acid ABC transporter permease gives rise to the protein MDILSLTGNLFVLLAERGLPATLLLAVAGFVIAILFGVFTGLVRFLKIPVLSQILRIYVDFMRGLPFLMILFFLFYVLPFFGLRLSALTTGILALSMHSGAYVSEIIRSALQSIPTVQHEAAKVLALTTYQRLRYVIIPQAFKLTLPPLSGQIVLHIKDTSVVSVIALTELTRVARVQMQSNMEPLITFAVLSVFYFALCYPILHLSANLEKRLKQKTT
- a CDS encoding amino acid ABC transporter ATP-binding protein — translated: MPIVSVNNLHKSFGALEVLRGVNFDVEPGETVIFAGPSGSGKSTLLRCLNGLEKIQAGEIIVDGTSVHAPNTDLLDLRRRVGMVFQSFNLFPHLTIMENITMPLTKVLNKELDEAREIGQSLLKKVGIVDKVDVYPDNLSGGQQQRAAIARGLAMNPHVMLFDEPTSALDPELTGGILDVMDELSNSGMTMLVVTHEMGFARKAADRMIFMDGGVIVEEGAPSQLIDNPQNERTRQFMHQISHD